Genomic DNA from Hordeum vulgare subsp. vulgare chromosome 2H, MorexV3_pseudomolecules_assembly, whole genome shotgun sequence:
TTGATGCGCAGAACACTAGTGGCAACGACTGATGGCAATCTTCACTCCACCATTGATGGCCAATTATATCGGCAGATTGTCAAAACTAGTCGACTTGGTTGTCACAAGTTAAATGTATGAACCCAAGTGGTCCATATTATGGCAAAAGGTGATTGTTTGATCAAAATAATAGATGCTTTTCTTTATCTATTATATATATCGGTGGCTAAGTTGTTTCCTTAATTGTGGTATGTTTACCAACAATGCTAATGCTTTatacaaggggaaaaggggggacATCAAAGAAAGGAAAACCATTCACTTTGCATCATTATTGAATGACGATTGAACATGAGGAGAAGTGGAAGAACCGCGATACATATGAATCTCCTAGGAAGAATTAGAGGATATGCACCCATAATTGTTGGTGATAATGCATCAAGTGTCAAGGAAGGAAAAGTCGTACTCCCAACTCGATTGCTCCTAAAATGGCCCGGTGGAATAAAGAACACAATGAAACGAAGGAATCATTGGACGCCCTCATGAGTGCAAGAAACGAGATGGCCAAGGAAAGGAAACTAATAaagttcaaacaaattgaggagatGATGTTGGCTCAGGAGGTGAAGACTGTGGgcgaggagaggaaggtggctATGGGAGAAAGTATCCAAGCCATGGAACAAGAGAAAAAATTTATGTTCGTGGACATAACTGGTCTTAATGAGAAAACAAATTCAACGTTGAGTTTTCTCGTGACCGAGTGTTGGCGATGAGGTTTATGGGCATGGTGAGAGGACCCATGCCTCGAATGCAATTGAGGATAATAGTGCTAATGTTGCTAATGGGCAGGAAGCCATGCATATGCAAGAATAAGGGATGGAGGCAATAACATTTGAATGGCTATGCATTTATGTTCTATGCTTGTAGTTGTGATGTTTGTGATGCACTATGCTTTTATTTATGctttgtgtgtgtgttgcactatGCGTATGGTTTCAATTTGAATTTGATATGTGGATTTGAAGTTCAATTTGACATGTTATGGATTATATATGTGGTGATATTGCATGTTTTAAATTATATCCATAACTCATGTTTAATCTTGCATGTTTTGTCGTGGACCAATATTTACATCATGTGTTATGGCAGAAATTCTTCTGATGGCCTAGAACCTTCTCTCTCCTGACCTAAAACTTTTTTAGGTGCCTTAGTGCATCTCCAACACGGATCCTTAAAACAGACACAATATCGATCCACGGACAAGTCCGCAAatagtgatacggagatcaaccaTCGAAGCACAGTCATCAAACGTCAAGACACATTTCAAAATAAATTTGAACAAGTCGGGCAAATTTCATGCAACCAGGCCACATTCATTACATGTTTTATACACATTTCACTAAACAAAAGTGTCTGGAATAACCTAGTCTAAATCTTCATCGATGTCCCGTGCACCAAGTCCTTGTTATTCCACTCTGTGTCCGTGTTCATGTTTGGCGGTCGTGAGCCCCGAGAAGTGAAGTTGTGAGTTGGCGGCGAGGAAGAGTAAGATATGAGAGAAGGACTATCTTACATGGGGTACGAGGCATCGTCGTCCCCCATGTCCTATCCTTCCTTGTTAGAGTCTGCGATCTATACGTTGCCGGTGGAGGCGAGGTCCACGATGGACGTGAATGGGTTGGCCTCGCGGTTGTACCGAGCGAAAGAGGCGTAGATGACATATGGCGTGCTCGTCCGTGATCGTTTGCGCCACTTGCGCTGTGTCCGACTCCGCCGTGAGCGTCTTTTAGACTACGTGTGGCCTTGTAGAGCACTCGCTGCTTGACGATGAAATTTGGGTTCTCCGCGACCATGGCGTTAGAGTTGGTTTCTCGGTCATCACACATGTATAGCATCGGCATGCACACAGACAGGGCAGCCAGTGTGAATGTAATAGCTAGTTGTTTCGTCTAATCTCTAGATCTCGTATTGAACAAATGCGAAGACCGAAGCGACCGCGGGCGATGCTTTTAGCCGACGCAGCCGACGCACCGTTTAAATACCGTGTTGGATGACAAATTACGTCCGTTCGGGCTATGTTAAAGTCTTGAAGATGCCTTTATTTgttaaagatgcctttattttaCATCATTTGTTAAAGATGCCATTACATGCCCTTACGTGTACACACAGGAAAAGGCAAAACAAATAAACAAGGAACCGTTGTCCACGGTCAATCATGTACCGTAGCGCTGAGCTCCGAGAAGGATTACATGTCCTACGAATATCCGAGGGATGACGAACTCAAACAGTGCCGCCCGCGGTGCGCAACAACAGAAGCAAGCGCGCGGTCGCCGTCGACGGCCGCGTCACCCTTCCGACTGCGCTGCTGCCCAGCACCAGCAGACAAGCGCCGAAACTATACAAAACAAAGCGCCAACTAGCTAGCCGCCCGCCCGCTCACCCGCCCAGTGCTGACCCTTTCCACCACCCCTCTCCCCCCTCGGCCGGCCGGCAGCGGCAGCAGCACTCCCGTCGCCCGCCACGCCCGCATGGTCGCTGCCGGGCCCGAGATATGGTCGcccccttccccctcctcctcctcgtcttctccGCGCAGCTCCTGatcacctccgccgccgccgcgtcgCCCCATGGACTCACCTCCCAAGGTATTACCAGAGCAGCACAGCCCCTGAACCATCGACCGGTCACGGAGCCCGGCCAGTCAATTATAATCTCGGGACGGACTTTCAGTTCTTGGTTTAGCCATGAACTGCATAGTGTGGTCTTTCTTGCTCCTGGTTTGTTCGACCAGCACGGTGTAAATTGGCTGAATCGGTGTAAATTGGCTGAATCGGTGCCAAATTACTTACTCTGCATGTGATTGATGTGACCAGCACGTTTAATTTTCCTCTTCACTGCCAAATCCGATGCTTGTGTTTCTTCTGACCTGATGTGGAGTTCTGCAGTTGATGTGGCGAAGCGACTCAAGGAGGAGCTATGGGAAACAAACCCAGGACATGAGATGCTCAAGTCATGGAATGGAGTAGACCCGTGCTCCCCATCTGCCTGGGAAGGCTTCTCTTGCCGATTACTAGATGATAACCAGCTCGTGGCTAAGCTGTAAGTGCCCATGGAATCGTGACAATGTTCACACCcgtcttttttttttcctttttttttactGGAATCTATGTGCCTCTGTTTATTATTTTACCATATGAATTAAGATCCTATTTTGAGGCTGAGAGATGGTGCGCCATTGCCAATCTGATATAGGCTTGTGTCTGGACAGGAACTTTTCTTCCAAGGAACTTCAAGGGCCAATTCCCGCCGCCATCGGTAACCTGACGGAGCTAACTGAGATGTATGCTTCAGTGCCTGTTTTCTTTTTGAATGTTCAGTGCCTTGTTCTAGAGATTGTTCGTGTGTTCTTATTACTTGTGGATACAGTGATCTGCGGGTCAATAACTTCACGGGGTCTATTCCGGAATCTTTCTCTGCTCTCACTCACCTGCTGAAGCTGTAAGCATGTTTGTCTTGTTCCACTTCTCACCATAAAATGTGATTGTCGAGAACAAACTCACCCCGTGGCTTAGCCAGCCTGGGTTCTATCCTAAGCATCGCTCAAATTAAAATGTGATTGTACGGATCCAATCCACGCGCTTTCAGTTCAGACCATTCTGTTTCCATTCGATATGCTTGAATGCTTCTCATGTCATATGCACATCCAGTATAATTTCCTTGATAAAAATGGCCTGATCAAGCATGGTTGTCAATCCAGGTCAGTGAAGTGCAACCCCTTCTTGAGCAATCAGCTACCTGATGGCCTGTCTGCCAACCTGACTTTCAGGTGAGATTTCTATTCTGATGTTCAACTTGGCCTGGTACATGATTAACAGTAACATAATTCTGCTAAAATTCCTTTTTGAAAATTATCAAGCCATGGAGGCTGTGCTGCTGAAGAGTACAGTACTCCACCTGGAGCTGCCAATCAGAGAACATTCGTTGTTAGCGGTCTTGCTGGAGGATCTTTGGCGTGTACTTTTGCACTTGGATTGTTCTTTACTTGTTTCAACAAACGCGAACGGCGTTCTCAGAAATCAGATTGTGCTTCTACAACAAGTATGTCCCTGCTGCCACACATAGCTACAGTAGATATTGTGCACAACTGAGTGTGTAGTTAGTCCATGTTGCGCAACTCTTCATTTCGTCTGCATCACTGAGTTCATCTGTGCATGTGCATGTTATCAGAAACCTTTATTTTGGTGCTATGTTAGCTTCTTAGATTAATAAAATGAGGAAAATATGGAACAGGCAAATGAATGTTTTTCTTTATAATGGTCAATGCAGACCCTGTTTTCGAAGAACGCAGCATCCATATAACTACAAATCCTGCAGTACAACAGTTGTCCTACAAATCAATCCAGAGCGCAACAAATCACTTCAAGAAACTGATAGGAGGGGGTGGGTTTGGAGCTGTTTATCAAGGTACTCTAGCACATGGCCAACAAGTCGCAGTAAAAGTCCGTTCACCTGCATCGACTCAGGGAACACGCGAGTTTAACAATGAGGTAATGGCAGATTCTGCACACACCTCCATAAAGGAATCGTGCCGGCGATAGGTCGCTCTTATTTTTGTATACAAAAAATAGTGTTCAGGTTGCATAACACTCTTCTCATTGGTGATTATTCATAATCTATGCAAGCAGCGACCCTCATAAGCCCGCTTCATGATGTATGTCGCCCTTGCGTTGATGCCGTTTCAGTTACTTAGTAAGATTTGTATAGCTGCCGTGAGGTTTGGCAGGATTAGCGGCATGCCACTTGCATCCTTGTAACCTGTGATTTGGCCGGCGCCCCTAACATAAATGCTCAATTGCTCCAGTTAGTTTTTTttttactccctccatcacagtttataagacgtgcacgtgtatctaggtcgtcaatttgacttatataaaatatattgtttaacataaaaattatatcattaaaaaatagaacatctaaagtttctaatgatatattttttgtaatatatgcctcttattaagttggtcaaattgacgacctagatacacgtgtcggacttataaactgaaacggatgGAGTACTAAAATAATCGTTTTGCGTGCAAAGTTCCCCTAATGGCTGAATTTGTCAATTGACACAGTTTGCGCGCAAAGTTCCCCTAACGACTGTATTTTGTCGATTGACAGTTACGGCTACTTTCTACTGTGTGGCATGACAACTTGGTCCCTCTAATTGGCTATTGCTGTGAAAAGGATCAACAGATTTTGGTTTATCCACTCATGTCCAATGGCTCCCTACAGGATCGCCTCTACGGTATAAAGCTTTGTGAAGATTTAGATACTACTTTTTAACTTAAGATCCTTCTTTTCTGATTTATGTTTCATTTAGGTGAGGCATCAAAAAGAAAAGTTCTTGATTGGCCAACCAGAATATCAGTTTGCATTGGTGCTGCTAGAGGTTAGTGGTGTAGTtaatgttttcttttttttggggaAAAGTTCTTGATATTGTCTACAGTAACTAATTGTTCTTATGTAATTTACGGTCATTAAATGCTACTTTATCTTCATTCTTCCTGTTCAAATATTTTAACGTTGCAAGACTGCAAATGCTACTTTGGGGTTATTACAACTTAACATAAATTTGTTTCTTGTTCAGGACTAGTATATCTTCACAATTTTGCTGGCCGTTGCATCATACACAGAGATGTCAAGTCCAGCAACATTCTTCTGGATCACAGCATGTGTGGCAAGGTTGCCGACTTTGGGTTTTCCAAGTATGCGCCTCAAGAAGGCGACAGTATTGCATCAATGGAAGTGAGAGGCACCGCTGGATACTTGGATCCTGAGTAAGTTGCGCAGTTGGCAAAGTTGGTCTGTTTGAATGCAGAGTTGTAACCCATTGCCTCTGATTTTGTGGATCTTCCCTTTCTCGTAGGTACTATTCCACTCAGGTGTTATCGACGAAAAGCGACGTGTTCAGCTTCGGGGTGGTTCTCCTGGAAATCGTAACCGGAAGGGAGCCTCTTGACGTTCAGAGGCCTCGGAGCGAATGGAGCTTAGTCGAGTGGGTAAGTTTTCACTGCACGCCATCAGAAATTCAGAAGCCATGCAGTTTCATCTACAGCTGCTAGCACTAGTTATACTACACACATCTCACGCTTGTTCGATGAAAGCAATGGCTTCATTTTCATCATCAGCAGCAATCTTACAGTGATCTGGTCTCTGCTGTTACACAGGCAAAGCCGTACATACGGGACTTCAGGATCGAGGAGATGGTGGACCCTGGCATCAAGGGGCAGTACTGCTCGGAGGCCATGTGGAGGGTCCTGGAGGTGGCCACGGCGTGCACCGAGTCCTTCTCGACGTTCCGGCCGAGCATGGAGGACATCGCGCGGGAGCTGGAGGACGCGCTCATCATCGAGAACAACGCGTCCGAGTACATGAGGTCCATGGAGAGCACCGGCACCTTCGGCTCCAACCGCTACCTCTCCATCGACAGGAAGATGTTCGCGTCGGGCTCGGCCCGGATGGACCCGGCCAAGTTCGCGTCGGGCTCGGGCCGCATCGACGCCGGCAAAGGGCCTCTGCAGGCCATGCCTTCGCTTCCGAGGTAGCACCCCAGCTCTGCCTCCGTGATGTACTTACTGTATCATGTATGTATATGGTGGTCTCTCTCGACCCATGGTCCATGGATGTGATGGTTGGTTGCTGGAGAGTGAGGACACAGACGGAGTTTATACCCGTGGACGCCATGAATGGCCGAGGGGAGAGGAGGCTACACCTACACGACACGGGCCATGCAGTTGGTTACCACGGCAGTTTGCTGCGAGGAAAGTTTTCCCCTAGAGACAAAACACGGGCAGTTTTGCCGCCTGTAAAATTTGTATGTTGAATTCGATGCCTATATGTGCCACGCAACTATTCTTTGGTGGACTACTGTTGATGTATTCTTTGGCCAACTGCTCTATAAGGCAAGGCAGCATAAATTCATTATTTCAGACATTAAAATATGATATACAACATTTGGTGTATATCTGTTACTCTCTCCATTGAATTACACTAAATCCACACGTTTCATGATTTATTTCAACTTTTGTAGTGTTTGATCAAGAATTGGTCTTACGAAACATAGGTTTCACGACATAAAAGCAGTTGCCAAAAATACTCCTATTCTAGTTTTTCTCTAGAACTGGAGGAAGCATCAATACTAGTCGGGTGCGTTTCTCCTCAGCCAACATTCAAAGCCCGGTTACACAACCACTAAATGTTACAGAGCCAAAATAGTCACTACCAACAACTAAAACTAAAAGGGCAAAAGCTACAGGAATTTTGAACATTCTGAGAAAAGCACtagcaattaattaattaaataaatatgCAATGAACATATCTGTTCTGCATTCTCCTTTTTGAATTACGGGACAAGGCAAGACTTCAAAATTCAGTTATACTATGGTTCTTATATGGGCACACCATTACGCAATTTTCTAGAAATTCCACATAATACAGGCAAAAAGAAAGGTAAAGAGTACAAGTATAACTCAGCAGAAAAATCTCCACAAATAAAACCAAGTAAAAGCTTCATGAGATGGCTTCCTAACAACGAGGGCATGATTCTTGCACTCGCCGCTTTCTTCCTCTTTTCTTCACTTCTGGTATCAAAAGGAATGGCAGCAAACATCCATCACATGTTAGTTCAGGATCATATGTTTTTGACAAGAATCAAGCCCAAACATCCGGAAATGCACAGAACTATAGCTGAAATTCACAATTATCTGTATAAGCTTTCTCCATTCGTTTCCCAACCCAAAACAGAAATTTGACAGATTGGCATCTGTGATCTTTTGCTTTCTGACCACAAGATCATGAAATTCTCTTAACCAGCAACAAATCCATTCTGTGAAGGTTGAATAATTCACTGCAATTGCTGCGCATGTAGCTCATTACTCGTTTTCATGCCATCTACAGAATGCCAGACAATCTCACGAGTTCCTTTATCGGTAGAGTTGTCTGCCCCAAACAACTCAAGAGTCcctttttcattggagttattTGAGGGGGCGCTGTGAAGTATTTGATACTGATTATTACTCATGCGCCATTCATTGATTGTGATGGCTTGGTCAGTAAAATGAGAACCACTCCCGACGCCATCAGAAGGAAATGGAACTGCAACATCAGTTGATCTTCGTGGTCGTCGGACAGGTCTGCTGCTCCTGCTAGAAgatgggaaatttccctccccacCTTTCTGCTTCCCCATAAAGCCACATGCAAGAGCTTCCAGAGCTCGGGATGTTAGCGGGCGGCTTCTGGTACTCTGCCTCCTCGAGTTGAAGGAAAGCTCCTCGCTCAAGATTGCATTACTAGAGGTATTGATATCTGGAAGGCAGTCGTCTGCCTCCTTGGTTTCTGAGGGATGCATAGGTATGTCCATGATTAGAGCCCTATTATCAGATGGAGGTTGGATATAACTTGTAGTCGACTCATAATCAGAAGGCATTTGAGGGATATTCAGATCAATAACATGCTTACGTTGGGCTTTTTCCTTGTAAACCACTTCAACATTAGGGGGCACATTGTGAAGCTGTCCGCAATATGTGTGATTGCTATCAGCGCCAAAGGTTATGTTGGTTGATGAGCTTGAAATTGTGTTCCATACAAAAGGGTTGGTCCCTGCACTTGCTTCGTTTGCTTTAGGCACAGGTTGCACTGGGGTGTCAGCTTGCTTTCCATAATGTCTTTTATTGGCAGCAGTAGCTTTGCGACCAGTTCTTTCATTCTTGGAAGAAACTAACCTTCTTCTCTTTGGCATAGGTgctaagaaaacttgaggttcaggATTTACTCTTGGATCAAACTGAAAATTAATTTCAGTTGAAGAATTAGTAGCATGTGCCCTCTGATTACCAACAGGAAGAACTGTTGCAGTTGAAGAGCAGACATTATTCATTGTGCCAACACATTGATCAACTGAAATGTGACCATTGAATCTGCCTGGAAAGGAAGAAATCTTATGCATTACATCAGCATCCATCTTATCAGCAGCTTGGGGAATGCTTTTTCTCTCCTTGCTAGCACAGCTTGCATCAGTTTTCCTCTGATTGGTATCCAGATCTTCATAAGGTTCAGAACTGTCTTCTGAATCTGAGTGTTCTTCTGAATTCACACTGACAGAATCACCTGAATGCGGTGAAGAACTGTAGCCATGACCGGCATCTGTAGGTAGATTTCTTAGTGACCTTACCTTACATGGTTCTTCCCCTTGAACCAAACTAGTGTCCACCACCGTAAATTTCATAAGCTCGGGGGAACACCCTGGTTCACTGGGCCGGATATAGGAAGCAGATTTCTTGTCAACAAGTGTGCTTTTGTCAGGTTCAACATCATTGATCCATCCAATTGCAAGCTTACTGTCACCTCCATTATTACCACCTTCAACTCCGAACTCAAGCAGCCTCGGATCAGATGCAACTTTTCTCAAGACATCGCTAACAGAATCGAAGTAATGATTTCCTTTGACGAGTTTCTTTCTGGAAAATTTCTTTACACCTGGGATGAGGAAGACCAAGGCATGCTTACCGACTAATAAGGAATCTTTAGGCTGCTGGGAGTGCCACCCTCTCGCAAGTAAGCGAGGCCAGACAGCTTCCCAAAATAGATCATTAGATTTCGCCTTGCTTAGTCTGAAATCACCAGTCAAATATTTTATGATTTCTCCAGAAGAAAGCGATGAGCAAGCCTTGCCAATAGGTATTTCTGCACGGGATGGAATAGCATGTTTTCTACTAGGATCTAATGCAAATCCAGTCAAGTCATACTTTCCCTTGCCAATTCCAACTGCTTCTATAAGAACCTGTGCACCAACAGTGGACCTTAAGCATAAAATAAACTGCTCAAAATCAGATGTCCCCTCATTGAATGTCTTGAAGACCTACAAACGGTGATATATAATTGTCAGCCTCTTGAAAAACTAGCAGGAGCATAAACTGGTATTGGTCAACATTAATGCAAAGACATGCTATGCAAAAATACAGGAGCATCCTACAGAAAATAAGtaagacaacgacaacgataacaacagaaTTAAGTAGAGGTGAACAAGTATACAAAATTCCGGGACTTTTTCAAAAGCAGAACAGATATGATTGTAATGATCGTACCATGGAAAAATATTGTGACCGTGTTCAAGAAAGGAAGCCCATCCCAAAACATTGGCTTTCCATGTGCTAATGGCTTTATTCGCTATATTCCTATCTATCATTCTAGAAATTTATAATACAGTAAAAGAAGAGGAACAAAAAGGAGGAAATTAAAGTTCAACACACCTCGAGCAAAGGATCTTGAACTTCCCTTGCTACGCCAGCAAGCAAACGCGACAACAGTTCCTGCTGTCTGGAACCAGAAAATATACGTAACCCAAGTATACATCTCCTGCTTCTTACTTTTCTACATGCAGACCATCGTTTATATGCATCAGACTTAAAAAATTCTCCATAGTAGTATGATAGAACCTCTCCCATGGTCTTGCTCTTTATAAATTTTGTCACCTGAACAAGATTTTTGCCAAAAATGTAGAGACCAAGAAGAAAAATCTGTTCCTCTTCAACAGACCAGAAGTATCTTGGCATTCCAGGCAATGGACTATAATCAGTGACTTCCCTCTTTGCACAAGAACAGCTTAAGACTTCACTTTTCGGCAAGCAGTACATATCTTGCCCAGCATATTTTGAGAATTTctcaccatgatcatcatgttcAACTTTACTGCACAGACACTCTGGATAAACGCTGTGCTGAGGTAAAGTTCTTGGGATAATTGCAGTGATGTGGCTGTTATGATCATCTTCTGAAGCACACAAAGTGTGTCCTGAAAATTCCCTGCGCTCTCCTTTCACAAGAGTGCTTGTATTTGGGGTCCATGTGACTGGAATAGTTAATCCAACTACTACAGGATACTCAAAACCAAACATTCTGCTACCATCAACTGGCAAAGACCTTAATTTCATGCGTTCCTCTTCTGTTAATAGATTTGGAACTTCCACCTGGTATTCATCCCCCACACGAGGGTATACTCGTGTATCTTCATTGACTTCATCTGGACATATGGGCTCTAGAAAATGTGGCTGCTCAACAAGCATCTCTACAGGACTCCCTTCATTATCCTTGATTTCAATAGGATCCATCtgacacacacaaaaagaaaagaaagaggggggggggggggggggtaagatTGGGATCCATGATATGTAAACACATAGCTCTgatataatatatatatttatatatatacatGAACGAACAGATTTACCAGATATTCTTCTCCGTTCTTGATTTCAAGATAATTCATCTGTAACATAGCAAAGAACACAGAGCATATTAGTCCATGTTTTGTCAATCCACCATGAATATAATCTGAACAGAAGAACATAAACCTAGGATAAATCTGCAATATACTTTGCATGAAGATAAGAAGGGAAATAGTCTTACTGCAAAAGTTGGCGGATATAAAATTGGCTTTAGCCAGACCAAAAATTTCAAGACAACTTGTGTCTTAGTATTCACAGATATGCTGCACAAAAGAAGTGTATAGCAGTTAAGCTGTTTATTGGAGCATAGTGAATCAAGTACTACTAGAACTATTGAGAAACTTATTTACCAGCTGTACAAAATATGCCAAAAAAGTAGCTGTTCAAACTAATAAAGTTAACAGTAACAACTATGTACCTAGCTAGAAGCCTAGAAGGAAAACTACTTTGATACAAGTAtcaattgatttcaactagtttccTGAGACAAATGAGGCCAAGGTGAGTTTGGACAATGACCACCCCAAGACCTGACTAAAACTTAGTAGCTGATAACAGTATTGCACAAAAGTCAAAACACGAAGTGCAGAACATGCAGAGAATATAGAATAGTAAACACATGAGCTCTTTAGGGTGTGTATGCTCATGTGTGGGAAAAAGCACTTGCACATTTCCGAAATTTAAGTATAAAATCATATGTGCACATTGTACAAATATATGTGTACCAGGCTATAGCAAATAATTGAGTAAAAAATATGTATATTTCTGAGCTGTATAAGAAATGTACATGCATAGTTGATATACATTTTTGTACAGATAATAAACTGTCATGTTTGGCACAAGGTTTTGCTAGCACACATCTTTTTGCACAATTTAGA
This window encodes:
- the LOC123425654 gene encoding nodulation receptor kinase-like isoform X1, with protein sequence MVAPFPLLLLVFSAQLLITSAAAASPHGLTSQVDVAKRLKEELWETNPGHEMLKSWNGVDPCSPSAWEGFSCRLLDDNQLVAKLNFSSKELQGPIPAAIGNLTELTEIDLRVNNFTGSIPESFSALTHLLKLSVKCNPFLSNQLPDGLSANLTFSHGGCAAEEYSTPPGAANQRTFVVSGLAGGSLACTFALGLFFTCFNKRERRSQKSDCASTTNPVFEERSIHITTNPAVQQLSYKSIQSATNHFKKLIGGGGFGAVYQGTLAHGQQVAVKVRSPASTQGTREFNNELRLLSTVWHDNLVPLIGYCCEKDQQILVYPLMSNGSLQDRLYGEASKRKVLDWPTRISVCIGAARGLVYLHNFAGRCIIHRDVKSSNILLDHSMCGKVADFGFSKYAPQEGDSIASMEVRGTAGYLDPEYYSTQVLSTKSDVFSFGVVLLEIVTGREPLDVQRPRSEWSLVEWAKPYIRDFRIEEMVDPGIKGQYCSEAMWRVLEVATACTESFSTFRPSMEDIARELEDALIIENNASEYMRSMESTGTFGSNRYLSIDRKMFASGSARMDPAKFASGSGRIDAGKGPLQAMPSLPR
- the LOC123425654 gene encoding nodulation receptor kinase-like isoform X2, with amino-acid sequence MVAPFPLLLLVFSAQLLITSAAAASPHGLTSQVDVAKRLKEELWETNPGHEMLKSWNGVDPCSPSAWEGFSCRLLDDNQLVAKLNFSSKELQGPIPAAIGNLTELTEMSVKCNPFLSNQLPDGLSANLTFSHGGCAAEEYSTPPGAANQRTFVVSGLAGGSLACTFALGLFFTCFNKRERRSQKSDCASTTNPVFEERSIHITTNPAVQQLSYKSIQSATNHFKKLIGGGGFGAVYQGTLAHGQQVAVKVRSPASTQGTREFNNELRLLSTVWHDNLVPLIGYCCEKDQQILVYPLMSNGSLQDRLYGEASKRKVLDWPTRISVCIGAARGLVYLHNFAGRCIIHRDVKSSNILLDHSMCGKVADFGFSKYAPQEGDSIASMEVRGTAGYLDPEYYSTQVLSTKSDVFSFGVVLLEIVTGREPLDVQRPRSEWSLVEWAKPYIRDFRIEEMVDPGIKGQYCSEAMWRVLEVATACTESFSTFRPSMEDIARELEDALIIENNASEYMRSMESTGTFGSNRYLSIDRKMFASGSARMDPAKFASGSGRIDAGKGPLQAMPSLPR
- the LOC123425653 gene encoding uncharacterized protein LOC123425653, which translates into the protein MNYLEIKNGEEYLMDPIEIKDNEGSPVEMLVEQPHFLEPICPDEVNEDTRVYPRVGDEYQVEVPNLLTEEERMKLRSLPVDGSRMFGFEYPVVVGLTIPVTWTPNTSTLVKGERREFSGHTLCASEDDHNSHITAIIPRTLPQHSVYPECLCSKVEHDDHGEKFSKYAGQDMYCLPKSEVLSCSCAKREVTDYSPLPGMPRYFWSVEEEQIFLLGLYIFGKNLVQVTKFIKSKTMGEVLSYYYGEFFKSDAYKRWSACRKVRSRRCILGLRIFSGSRQQELLSRLLAGVAREVQDPLLEVFKTFNEGTSDFEQFILCLRSTVGAQVLIEAVGIGKGKYDLTGFALDPSRKHAIPSRAEIPIGKACSSLSSGEIIKYLTGDFRLSKAKSNDLFWEAVWPRLLARGWHSQQPKDSLLVGKHALVFLIPGVKKFSRKKLVKGNHYFDSVSDVLRKVASDPRLLEFGVEGGNNGGDSKLAIGWINDVEPDKSTLVDKKSASYIRPSEPGCSPELMKFTVVDTSLVQGEEPCKVRSLRNLPTDAGHGYSSSPHSGDSVSVNSEEHSDSEDSSEPYEDLDTNQRKTDASCASKERKSIPQAADKMDADVMHKISSFPGRFNGHISVDQCVGTMNNVCSSTATVLPVGNQRAHATNSSTEINFQFDPRVNPEPQVFLAPMPKRRRLVSSKNERTGRKATAANKRHYGKQADTPVQPVPKANEASAGTNPFVWNTISSSSTNITFGADSNHTYCGQLHNVPPNVEVVYKEKAQRKHVIDLNIPQMPSDYESTTSYIQPPSDNRALIMDIPMHPSETKEADDCLPDINTSSNAILSEELSFNSRRQSTRSRPLTSRALEALACGFMGKQKGGEGNFPSSSRSSRPVRRPRRSTDVAVPFPSDGVGSGSHFTDQAITINEWRMSNNQYQILHSAPSNNSNEKGTLELFGADNSTDKGTREIVWHSVDGMKTSNELHAQQLQ